One genomic region from Pseudochaenichthys georgianus chromosome 15, fPseGeo1.2, whole genome shotgun sequence encodes:
- the LOC117460132 gene encoding E3 SUMO-protein ligase ZBED1-like — protein MFGDQNNNDRAQAQPPRAPQPPPASHTATTGTPALPSLYSLPSSSTSTVASTSTTVTPFTLAKLTKMPAEKQHKITGRLCHYIVKSLRPFSIVEDTYFRAFLSELNTSYKVPSRGEVSERFLPKMYEAALLNLKTELQEVEYAALTGDGWTSRVADHYLTLTVHYMKGWEMKVRVLQTLKAEVSQTGDNIAAEIGQCLEDFSLKGKVEVMTTDNAKAMVNATTSAGIPLSLGCFAHTLNLSTQKAMNVPTVGTMLAVIRPPIIFFRNSYVGKIVLKEKQKALDRPSHNLILDCKTRWNSSYMMVERFVEQYPAIVAASFDERLKKKDSFKKLQRCTEKDIERMEHFLEVMKLPYMITVAMSSEKRPTSGQVLPMIDKLEVHLAVKEEDEKFIKDIKSAIRNDLSTRYQDNARREFLQEATALDPRFKGSPVVTVDVWDRITNKIEVAQAQVQVKKEAEEGGAMPQLPLQVKQDGLRDTDTPPPAKKAKLTAMEEIFQDEDDVMVNHVEPPLPVQLRIQHEILKFKCMPKLKSTDDIIAFWGGKSDELPLLSKLARKYLIVPGTSVPSERVFSTAGDIVSAERATLHPDNVNMLLFLNKNT, from the exons ATGTTTGGCGACCAAAATAACAACGATCGAG CCCAGGCCCAACCTCCACGTGCCCCACAGCCCCCACCTGCGTCCCACACTGCCACTACTGGGACACCTGCCTTACCATCACTATATTCATTACCGTCAAGTTCCACTTCCACTGTGGCCAGCACTAGTACTACTGTAACGCCTTTCACCTTGGCAAAGCTTACCAAGATGCCTGCAGAGAAACAGCATAAGATAACCGGCAGATTGTGTCATTACATTGTAAAATCACTGCGCCCATTCTCTATCGTGGAAGACACATACTTTCGGGCATTCCTAAGCGAGCTGAACACATCCTACAAAGTCCCAAGTCGTGGAGAAGTATCAGAGAGGTTCCTCCCCAAGATGTACGAAGCAGCCCTTCTCAATCTCAAGACTGAGCTGCAAGAGGTGGAGTACGCGGCCTTGACTGGAGATGGTTGGACATCTAGGGTGGCTGACCATTACTTAACACTGACTGTCCACTACATGAAAGGCTGGGAGATGAAAGTAAGAGTCCTACAAACATTGAAGGCAGAAGTTTCCCAGACAGGGGACAACATCGCGGCCGAGATTGGACAGTGTTTGGAAGACTTCAGCCTCAAGGGCAAAGTAGAGGTAATGACCACTGACAATGCAAAAGCCATGGTCAATGCTACTACCAGTGCAGGGATTCCACTGTCTCTAGGATGTTTTGCCCACACTCTGAATCTTTCCACACAGAAGGCCATGAATGTGCCAACTGTAGGCACAATGCTAGCTGTCATCAGACCTCCCATCATATTTTTCCGCAACTCATATGTTGGCAAGATTGTGCTAAAGGAGAAACAGAAAGCGCTGGACAGACCATCTCACAACCTAATCCTGGATTGCAAAACCCGCTGGAACAGCTCTTACATGATGGTCGAGAGATTTGTGGAACAGTACCCAGCAATAGTGGCTGCATCATTCGATGAGAGACTTAAGAAGAAAGACAGCTTTAAGAAGCTGCAACGATGCACAGAAAAGGACATTGAGAGGATGGAACACTTCCTGGAGGTGATGAAGCTCCCTTACATGATAACTGTGGCCATGTCATCTGAGAAACGCCCAACATCAGGACAGGTGCTCCCCATGATTGACAAACTAGAAGTCCATCTGGCTGTAAAAGAAGAAGATGAGAAGTTCATCAAAGACATCAAATCAGCAATCAGGAATGATCTATCTACCCGGTACCAGGATAATGCAAGGAGAGAATTCCTTCAAGAGGCTACCGCCCTAGACCCCAGGTTCAAGGGTTCCCCTGTTGTGACTGTGGATGTGTGGGATCGGATAACAAACAAAATCGAAGTTGCCCAGGCCCAAGTACAGGTGAAGAAGGAAGCTGAGGAGGGGGGTGCTATGCCACAGTTGCCACTACAGGTCAAACAGGATGGTCTTCGTGACACTGACACACCTCCTCCTGCTAAGAAGGCAAAGCTAACAGCCATGGAGGAAATATTCCAAGATGAAGACGATGTCATGGTGAACCACGTTGAGCCACCCCTGCCTGTCCAACTACGTATTCAACATGAGATCCTGAAGTTCAAATGCATGCCAAAGCTGAAATCAACAGATGATATTATTGCTTTCTGGGGGGGGAAATCTGATGAGCTACCATTGCTCAGTAAATTGGCAAGGAAGTACCTGATTGTTCCTGGTACGAGTGTACCAAGCGAGCGTGTCTTTAGCACTGCTGGTGATATAGTGTCTGCCGAAAGAGCAACACTTCACCCAGACAATGTCAATATGCTGTTGTTCTTGAACAAGAACACATAG